In Pseudomonas campi, the sequence AGCATGTTGAACAGGGCGCTGGTGGACTCGCCCTGGTGGACCCTGGCGAAACCGCTGTGCGCTGTGTCGTGGGTGGTTTTCAGCAGGTCGTCGATCAGGCTGCCATAACTGCGGCCACTGGCAATGCCGGGGCGCATCTGCGGGTCTTTGAACAGGCGTTCGAGTTGCACATGCCCGGCCGGGTCGAGGTAGGGCTTCACGCGTTCGATCTGTTCCTGGCTGATCACCACACCCAGGGGCAGCACATGGCCGTAGGGCTTGCTGAAGCGCAGAAAAGCCTCGCGTTCCGGGGTCTTGAAAGCGGCCAGCAGGCAGTAAGGGCCGCCTTGCTCGGCCATGTGCATCGCCCGCGGCCAGGGCACGACCGACTCGGTGAAACGGTGCTGGGGAAGCGCCTGCTGCAGGTAAGCGAACAGGCTGTTTATGTAACCTTGATTGGCATGGGGCCCCTGGGTCATGGACATGGGCGGAAATTCCGCGCTGAGCCAGACGATGCTGTCGGCCTGCGCGGTAGCAGCGATGCAGGTCAGGTTCAACAGCAGGGCTTTCAGTCGTTTCATCTCGCGCTCATGTCGGCATGCAGGCCGCCTCCATGGCCGG encodes:
- a CDS encoding TIGR02285 family protein yields the protein MKRLKALLLNLTCIAATAQADSIVWLSAEFPPMSMTQGPHANQGYINSLFAYLQQALPQHRFTESVVPWPRAMHMAEQGGPYCLLAAFKTPEREAFLRFSKPYGHVLPLGVVISQEQIERVKPYLDPAGHVQLERLFKDPQMRPGIASGRSYGSLIDDLLKTTHDTAHSGFARVHQGESTSALFNMLDRRRIDYTFSYPNEMVYFAASHQLLRFYPIAGSNQLLPGRLSCTRSTETDRVFAELSHVLEGQGHQAVFQASYERWLPAYLLEHYRHQLAQLPAE